TCCCAGCCGGCTTTTTCCGCGGCAAGATTCAGCGCCGCGAGGTGACGTGGATGATCTTTGAGCAGTTCCCGTCGGAACTCCACGGGGTCCCTTTTGCTCCGGTGTGCCAACTCGTCGATCAGGCTTTCCATCACGAAGGCGGTGTGGCTGTGGCCGACCGAACGCCACCACAATACCGGGATGCCGGTCTTGGGCGAATGCAGTTCCACGAGATGATCCGGAATTTCCTTCATATAGGGAGAGTCCGAAACGCCCTCGACGGAGGTCGCATCAATTCCGTCCTTCACCATCATCGCTTCCATCATGGTCCCTGCCATGATGGATTGACCCACCAAGACATGCTTCCACGCCACGGGATGTCCCTTTTCGCCAATCGCGATCCGTGCCCGGTGAAGGAATGCGGAGCGGTAGTAGCCGCCACGGATGTCGTCTTCCCGCGACCACACGACTTTCACGAGCTTGCCGCTGGCCTTTGCAACCTGAACGGCTTCGGAGATGAAGTCGGAGGTGGGCGTTGCCCGGCGTCCGAAGCCGCCTCCGAGAAAGGTGGTGTGGATCGAGATCTGCTCCGGCTTCAGGCCGGTGATCTTTGCGGCTACCTGCTGGTCCACCGTTTGCATTTGGGTTCCGGTCCAGATCTCGCATCCGTCATCTCCGAGCTTCACCGTGCAGTTGAGGGGTTCCATCGGGGCATGGGCCAGATAAGGGAGATGGTACTCCGCCTCGATGACATTGGACGGATCCTCGAATGCTTTTTCCACACTCCCGGCTTTCGCTGCGGGAGCTCCTTTCGTTCCGGCCAAGTCGCTGAATTCGCGGAAGAGTTTTTCGCTGTCCAAACCGGCGGTCGGTCCATCTTCCCACTCGATCTTCAACGCATCGCGACCTTGTTTAGCCGCCCAGTAGTGGTCTGCCAATACGGCGACCCCGCTCGGTACCTGCACCACTTGTCTTACGCCGGGCACAGCGAGAGCCGCCTTGTCATCGACCGACTTCACCTTTCCGCCAAACCCGGGAGAGCGCGCCACCACCGCCGTCAGCATGCCATCGAAATGGATGTCCATGCCGAATTGCGCGGTGCCATTCACCTTCTCCGGGCTATCGAGGCGTTTCCGGTCCTTGCCGATGATCTTCCAGTCTTTCGGGTCCTTGAGGGTGACCTCCTCCGGGGTCGGGAGTTTGGCTGCGGCTTCAGCCAGATCGCCATAGCCCGCCTTCTTGTCACCGCAGATGACCTCGCCGTTCTCGGTTTTGCAGTCCTCGGCCTTCACCCCGAATTTCTTCGCCGCGGCCGCCACCAAGAGCGCGCGAGCCATCGCACCGACCTGTCGATAGCGGTCGAATTCGGAGTGGGTGCTGGTGGAGCCTCCCGTGATTTGGAAGCCGAAGGCGGTGTGGGCGTACTGCGGTGCCGCGGGCGCATGCTCCGCCTTCACTTTGGACCAATCTGCATCGAGTTCTTCGGCGATGAGCATCGGCAGGGAAGTCCAGATGCCTTGGCCCATCTCGGAGTGGGCCAGCAGAACCAGCACGGTGCCATCTGCCGCGATGCGAAGAAACGCGTTGGGCGATGGGAGCTTGCTTGCCGGAGCCTCCTGCGCCTGCACCCGCTTCCCTGTTGGGACGAGGAAGCCGATCACCAGCCCGCCGCTGACGAGGCCTCCTGACTTCAGGAAGTTTCGGCGATTGAGCGAGAGGGAAGAACTCACTTGGCACCTCCGTTCATCTTGGCCGCGCGATGGATGGCGCAGCGGATTCGCTGGTAGGTGCCGCAGCGGCAGATGTTGCCGCTCATCGCGAGATCGATGTCTTCATCCGTGGGGTCCGCTTTTTCCTTCAGGAGGACCGCGGCGGACATGATCTGTCCGGATTGGCAGTAGCCGCATTGTGGCACGTCTTCCTCGATCCATGCGAGTTGGAGCGGATGAGTGCTGTCGGGGGACAGTCCTTCGATGGTGGTGATTTCCTTGCCCTCGGCTCTTGAGATCGGGGTGACGCAGGAGCGCACCGCCTCGCCATCGAGGTGAACGGTGCATGCTCCGCATTGTGCCATCCCACAGCCGAACTTCGTGCCGGTGAGATGGAGGATGTCCCTTAGAACCCAAAGCAACGGCATGGCGGGATCGGCTTCCACGGCGTGCTCCTTGCGATTCACTTTCAGCGTGATCATGGCGGCGTTGGTCGAGTGTGCCCGGCGGCTGGAGAGAAAGGCACTCCACCACCTGAACCATCACCCATAGCAGAGTTCCGCACATTTGCATGCTTCGTTCGACTGAGTCCTTGTTTCCCCCAGAGGAGTGGCCGGAAAATGGTCAGGGTAAGGTGACGATTTTGTAACGCGATGCCCCAGGTTTCGGTGACGAGGCGTCCGCGAAGCTTGGAACATCAAGCTTTGGGGCGGAGAGTGGCAGAACTCCCACCCGTTTGGGTGGCACTCATCCTCAGGAATTGCGTTGAAACGGTGCAATTCGTTGGTATGGCGTTCTCTTAATGATCCCGGTGAAACCCTTAGGCCGGGGGCTCAAGTTCTTCCCCTTCTTCGCTGCCTGCCTTGCCTCGGCTTTCCCGTGGCATGCTGGTGCACAGACCGGTGGCTTGGATGCTCCTCAAGCGGTCGCTCCCTTTTTCGGAAATGTCTTTCCGGCTTCGGCCCCGGGTCAGGCGACCGGTTGGGAGACGGTGAATGCGTTTCCGAATCTCACCTTCGTCGATCCGCTTTGCCTGACGGAGATCCCGGGCTCGAATGAATTGTTGCTAGTCGGCAAGAACGGGCAGATCTGGCGCTTTGAAAATAATCCCGCCGTCACGCAGGGGCAGGTGGTGAAGGTGCTCGAGTGGGTGGCGAATACCCAGTCGTCCGAAGACCAAGGCTTCTACAGCCTGGTTTTCCATCCCGAGTTCGGCCAAGCGGGATCGCCGAACGCGAACTACGTTTTCGTTTGCTACAATCACCGCCCGTCACTTGCCGGCGCGGATGCCAACCACTCCTTCTGGCGTGTCTCCCGTTTCACTTGGCAGACCGGCAGCGGCACGCTGGACCCTGGCAGCGAGTTCGTGCTGATGAACCAGTATGACCGCTGCCGCTGGCACAATGGCGGGGCGATGTTCTTCGGCAACGATGGCTTCCTTTACATCGACTGCGGGGATGGGGGCGATAGCGGTGAAGGTGGCGGACTCACCGGGCCTGATGGCGCTCTGAGCCGCACCCAGCGCCTTGATTGGGGGCTCTTCAGCGGTGTCTTTCGCATCGACGTGAACAATGACCCGGCGAAGTCCCACGCGATCCGCCGTCAACCGCAGAGTCCCACCAACAAGCCGGCAGGATGGCCTGACAGCTTTACCCAAGGCTACGGCATTCCGAATGACAACCCGTGGCTCGATGCGGGTGGATCGATCCTTGAGGAATACCACTCGCTCGGGCTCCGCAGCCCGCACACGATGCACTATGATGCCGTGACCGGCGATATCTGGATCGGCGACGTCGGCGAAGGTGCCCGCGAGGAAATGACGCTCGCGCCGAAGGGGAGCAACGCGCAATGGGGCTTCATGGAAGGAAGCGTGGGAGGCCCGGGCGTCACTCCCTCCCCGGTTATCGGGACCAGCACCTCACCGGTCATCGACTACAACCGCAATACCGGCACCTGCATCATCGGTGGCATGCGCTACCGCGGCACGAAATG
This portion of the Luteolibacter luteus genome encodes:
- a CDS encoding xanthine dehydrogenase family protein molybdopterin-binding subunit → MSSSLSLNRRNFLKSGGLVSGGLVIGFLVPTGKRVQAQEAPASKLPSPNAFLRIAADGTVLVLLAHSEMGQGIWTSLPMLIAEELDADWSKVKAEHAPAAPQYAHTAFGFQITGGSTSTHSEFDRYRQVGAMARALLVAAAAKKFGVKAEDCKTENGEVICGDKKAGYGDLAEAAAKLPTPEEVTLKDPKDWKIIGKDRKRLDSPEKVNGTAQFGMDIHFDGMLTAVVARSPGFGGKVKSVDDKAALAVPGVRQVVQVPSGVAVLADHYWAAKQGRDALKIEWEDGPTAGLDSEKLFREFSDLAGTKGAPAAKAGSVEKAFEDPSNVIEAEYHLPYLAHAPMEPLNCTVKLGDDGCEIWTGTQMQTVDQQVAAKITGLKPEQISIHTTFLGGGFGRRATPTSDFISEAVQVAKASGKLVKVVWSREDDIRGGYYRSAFLHRARIAIGEKGHPVAWKHVLVGQSIMAGTMMEAMMVKDGIDATSVEGVSDSPYMKEIPDHLVELHSPKTGIPVLWWRSVGHSHTAFVMESLIDELAHRSKRDPVEFRRELLKDHPRHLAALNLAAEKAGWDKPPKEGIGRGVAVHESFGSFVAEIAEVSVSKDGELKVHRVVCAIDCGLAVNPEGVKAQMESGIIFGLTAVKYSQITFEDGKVKQRNFHDYPILRMHESPLIESYVVPSTAKMGGAGECGVPPLAPAIGNAIFAATGKRVRQLPLRPDELKRA
- a CDS encoding (2Fe-2S)-binding protein, producing MITLKVNRKEHAVEADPAMPLLWVLRDILHLTGTKFGCGMAQCGACTVHLDGEAVRSCVTPISRAEGKEITTIEGLSPDSTHPLQLAWIEEDVPQCGYCQSGQIMSAAVLLKEKADPTDEDIDLAMSGNICRCGTYQRIRCAIHRAAKMNGGAK